The Streptomyces camelliae genome window below encodes:
- a CDS encoding lipase maturation factor family protein, translating into MEWFTNADYWLSRLVFQRGLAVLYGVAFVSSALQFKALIGERGLLPVPRFVASVPFRRAPSIFQWHYSDPFFAVVAWTGAALSAAVAAGAADLVPLWAAMPMWFTLWALYLSIVNVGQTWYAFMWEMLLLEAGFLAIFLGNDEVAPPVLVLGLLIWLLFRLEFGAGLIKLRGDRCWRDLTCLYYHHETQPMPGPLSWFFHHLPRPVHRAEVAANHLAQLGAPLALFAPQPVAGWAAAFIVVTQLWLVASGNFAWLNWLAILLAVSAIDDVRAAHLLPLPKQPPAFGATPAWYAGLVLAVTALVAVLSYWPVRNLFSRRQRMNVSFNPLHLVNTYGAFGSVSRVRYEVVIEGTDEADLTDETQWKEYEFKGKPGDRRRLPPQVAPYHLRLDWLMWFAALSPAYAAEWFVALLVRLLDNDAATLRLLRRNPFPSARPTFLRARLYAYRFTTWPELRRTGTWWHRTLVQDYLPPVTSAETTEPRSPATSRMPH; encoded by the coding sequence ATGGAGTGGTTCACCAACGCCGACTACTGGTTGAGCCGCCTGGTTTTCCAGCGGGGCCTCGCCGTGCTCTACGGTGTCGCTTTCGTCAGCTCCGCCCTGCAGTTCAAGGCGCTGATCGGCGAGCGGGGACTGCTGCCGGTTCCGCGGTTCGTGGCGTCCGTGCCCTTCCGCCGGGCACCGAGCATCTTCCAGTGGCACTACTCGGACCCCTTCTTCGCCGTCGTCGCCTGGACCGGCGCGGCCCTGTCCGCCGCTGTCGCGGCGGGTGCGGCGGACCTGGTGCCGCTGTGGGCCGCGATGCCGATGTGGTTCACCCTGTGGGCGCTGTATCTGTCCATCGTCAACGTGGGGCAGACCTGGTACGCCTTCATGTGGGAGATGCTCCTGCTGGAGGCCGGCTTCCTCGCGATCTTCCTCGGCAACGACGAGGTCGCCCCGCCGGTGCTCGTGCTCGGGCTGCTGATCTGGCTGCTGTTCCGGCTGGAGTTCGGCGCGGGACTGATCAAGCTGCGCGGCGACCGCTGCTGGCGTGACCTGACCTGCCTGTACTACCACCACGAGACCCAGCCGATGCCGGGTCCTCTCAGCTGGTTCTTCCACCACCTGCCCCGACCGGTGCACCGGGCAGAGGTCGCGGCCAACCACCTCGCGCAGCTGGGCGCCCCGCTCGCGTTGTTCGCCCCACAGCCCGTGGCCGGCTGGGCGGCGGCCTTCATCGTCGTCACCCAGCTGTGGCTGGTGGCGTCCGGCAACTTCGCCTGGCTGAACTGGCTGGCGATCCTGCTCGCCGTGTCCGCGATCGACGACGTGCGCGCCGCACACCTTTTGCCCCTGCCCAAACAGCCACCGGCCTTCGGCGCGACGCCCGCCTGGTACGCGGGCCTGGTGCTCGCCGTGACCGCCCTGGTCGCCGTCCTCAGCTACTGGCCGGTCCGCAACCTGTTCTCCCGCCGACAGCGGATGAACGTCTCCTTCAACCCGCTGCACCTGGTCAACACCTACGGGGCGTTCGGCAGCGTCAGCCGCGTCCGCTACGAGGTGGTGATCGAGGGTACCGACGAGGCGGACCTCACCGATGAGACGCAGTGGAAGGAGTACGAGTTCAAGGGCAAGCCGGGCGACAGACGGCGGCTGCCGCCGCAGGTGGCGCCGTATCACCTGCGGCTCGACTGGCTGATGTGGTTCGCCGCGCTCTCGCCCGCGTACGCCGCCGAATGGTTCGTGGCCCTCCTCGTCCGCCTTCTGGACAACGACGCCGCCACCCTGCGGCTCCTGCGCCGCAATCCCTTCCCATCGGCCCGCCCCACCTTCCTGCGCGCCCGCCTCTACGCCTACCGCTTCACCACCTGGCCGGAGCTCCGCCGGACCGGCACCTGGTGGCACCGCACCCTGGTGCAGGACTACCTGCCACCCGTGACAAGCGCGGAGACCACCGAGCCCCGCTCACCGGCCACCTCACGGATGCCGCACTGA
- the dnaK gene encoding molecular chaperone DnaK, whose amino-acid sequence MARPVGIDLGTTNSVVSVLEGGEPTVITNTEGARTTPSVVAFAKNGEVLVGEVAKRQAVTNVERTARSVKRHMGDHAWRFPDHGDIDGKRYTAQEISARVLQKLKRDAEAYLAEDVTDAVVTVPAYFDDSQRQATKEAGEIAGLNVLRIINEPTAAALAYGLDKENDQTVLVFDLGGGTFDVSLLEMGEGVIEVKATNGDTHLGGDDWDQRIVDHLVKQFKNGYGVDLSKDKMAVQRLREAAEKAKIELSSSSETTINLPYITASAQGPLHLDEKLTRAQFQQLTSDLLERCKGPFHNAVKDAGIKVSDINHVILVGGSTRMPAVTDLVRELTGKDPHKGVNPDEVVAVGASLQAGVLKGEVKDVLLLDVTPLSLGIETKGGIMTKLIERNTTIPTRRSEIFTTAEDNQPSVTVQVYQGEREIAAYNKKLGMFELTGLPPAPRGVPQIEVAFDIDANGIMHVSAKDLGTGKEQKMTVTGGSALPKDDIDRMVREAEQHAEEDRRRREAAETRNQGEQLVYSTEKLIKDNPDKIPADAKSETEAALAELKEKLKGEDTAAIRQAMERAAEAAQKIGTALYEQSRAEQPTGAQAPGASGSDDEVVDAEIVDDEKGEAG is encoded by the coding sequence ATGGCGCGTCCGGTCGGTATCGACCTCGGTACGACGAACTCGGTGGTCTCGGTCCTGGAGGGCGGCGAGCCCACCGTCATCACCAACACGGAGGGAGCACGGACCACGCCGTCGGTCGTGGCGTTCGCCAAGAACGGCGAAGTTCTGGTGGGCGAGGTCGCCAAGCGGCAGGCGGTGACCAACGTGGAGCGCACCGCCCGCTCGGTCAAGCGGCACATGGGGGACCATGCGTGGCGCTTCCCGGATCACGGTGACATCGATGGCAAGCGGTACACCGCGCAGGAGATCTCGGCCCGGGTGCTGCAGAAACTGAAGCGGGACGCCGAGGCGTATCTCGCGGAGGACGTCACCGACGCCGTCGTCACCGTACCGGCCTACTTCGACGACTCGCAGCGGCAGGCGACGAAGGAAGCCGGTGAGATCGCGGGCCTGAACGTCCTGCGGATCATCAACGAGCCGACGGCGGCGGCACTGGCGTACGGTCTGGACAAGGAGAACGACCAGACGGTCCTCGTCTTCGACCTGGGCGGCGGCACCTTCGACGTGTCCCTGCTGGAGATGGGCGAGGGCGTCATCGAGGTGAAAGCCACCAACGGCGACACGCACCTGGGAGGTGACGACTGGGACCAGCGGATCGTGGACCACCTGGTCAAGCAGTTCAAGAACGGCTACGGCGTCGACCTGTCCAAGGACAAGATGGCCGTTCAGCGACTGCGCGAGGCGGCGGAGAAGGCCAAGATCGAGCTGTCCAGCTCGTCGGAGACCACGATCAACCTGCCCTACATCACGGCCTCCGCGCAGGGTCCGCTGCACCTGGACGAGAAGCTCACGCGCGCCCAGTTCCAGCAGCTGACGTCCGACTTGCTGGAGCGGTGCAAGGGGCCGTTCCACAACGCGGTCAAGGATGCCGGGATCAAGGTGTCCGACATCAACCACGTGATCCTGGTGGGTGGTTCGACGCGGATGCCGGCGGTCACCGATCTGGTGCGGGAGCTGACCGGCAAGGACCCGCACAAGGGCGTCAACCCCGACGAGGTGGTGGCGGTCGGCGCCTCGCTCCAGGCCGGTGTGCTCAAGGGCGAGGTCAAGGACGTCCTGCTGCTCGACGTCACTCCGCTGTCCCTCGGTATCGAGACCAAGGGCGGCATCATGACCAAGCTGATCGAGCGCAACACCACGATCCCGACCCGCCGTTCGGAGATCTTCACCACCGCCGAGGACAACCAGCCGTCGGTGACCGTGCAGGTCTACCAGGGCGAGCGTGAGATCGCCGCGTACAACAAGAAGCTCGGCATGTTCGAGCTGACCGGTCTGCCGCCGGCCCCGCGTGGCGTGCCGCAGATCGAGGTCGCCTTCGACATCGATGCCAACGGCATCATGCACGTCTCGGCGAAGGACCTGGGCACCGGCAAGGAACAGAAGATGACCGTCACCGGCGGTTCCGCCCTGCCGAAGGACGACATCGACCGCATGGTCCGCGAGGCGGAGCAGCACGCGGAGGAGGACCGCAGGCGCCGGGAGGCGGCGGAGACCCGCAACCAGGGCGAGCAGCTGGTCTACTCGACGGAGAAGTTGATCAAGGACAACCCCGACAAGATCCCGGCGGACGCGAAGAGCGAGACCGAGGCGGCGCTGGCCGAGCTGAAGGAGAAGCTCAAGGGCGAGGACACCGCGGCGATCCGCCAGGCCATGGAGCGTGCGGCCGAGGCGGCTCAGAAGATCGGCACGGCACTGTACGAGCAGTCGCGCGCCGAGCAGCCCACGGGCGCACAGGCTCCGGGCGCCTCGGGATCGGACGACGAGGTGGTGGACGCCGAGATCGTCGACGACGAGAAGGGGGAGGCGGGCTGA
- a CDS encoding Hsp20/alpha crystallin family protein, which translates to MVLIRTDPFRDLDRLTQQVFGTLARPAAMPMDAYQSGDAFIVHFDLPGVDPDTIDLNVERNVLTVQAERLGPDTKQADLLVAERPHGVFSRQLFLGESLDLEKISAKYDAGVLTLHIPVMEEVRPRRIEISRGDGEARQITS; encoded by the coding sequence ATGGTGCTCATCCGCACGGACCCCTTCCGGGACCTCGACCGGCTCACCCAGCAGGTGTTCGGCACCCTCGCCCGGCCGGCCGCCATGCCGATGGATGCCTACCAGAGCGGGGACGCCTTCATCGTCCACTTCGACCTGCCCGGCGTCGACCCGGACACCATCGATCTCAACGTCGAGCGCAACGTCCTGACCGTGCAGGCGGAGCGACTCGGACCGGACACCAAGCAAGCCGACCTGCTCGTGGCGGAGCGGCCGCACGGCGTCTTCAGCCGTCAGCTCTTCCTGGGCGAGTCGCTCGATCTGGAGAAGATCAGCGCGAAGTACGACGCGGGCGTGCTCACCCTGCACATCCCGGTGATGGAGGAGGTCAGGCCGCGCCGCATCGAGATCAGCCGGGGAGACGGAGAGGCCAGGCAGATCACGAGCTGA
- a CDS encoding sensor histidine kinase, protein MVRPVGRIGWPVVAGLVGTAAYGSVPTLLFALHNSAGSGGYVVTVPDLEPGGLLPAALLMAGLLATTLLASARVPRRWVLPVVAAVTGELLEWTYWLTHSFASYGRAPLNVLVGCMTVPVLAALAGSALLRPANGRPARLAGADAPRSARWALLLPAVVVMTGDLLGLDLWQSASPGTGIGLAVVGYLVGLALLAAVVAGLVRWPRAAADLAALGLVGVGVYDVAQSGFGQSLVVVQKFGSPRGPAPLLPVETAHHASVLGGIQGAVLLALGLWLLPLTVVPDARRLLGREPDPALARRVRELTETRADAVSSAAAELRRIERDLHDGAQGRLVTIGMNLRVAEEMIHSDPHEAAALVVEARVASAAALEELRGLIRGMHPPMLADRGLGEAVRALALDLPLPCDTEIDLPERLAAPLESACYFAVAEVVTNAVRHASAHGLQIRMARTDGRLRIEVVDDGVGGADPARGTGLAGVERRLAAFDGILAVSSPPGGPTIVVMEVPCA, encoded by the coding sequence ATGGTGCGACCGGTTGGGCGGATCGGCTGGCCGGTCGTGGCGGGGCTGGTGGGTACGGCCGCTTACGGCAGTGTGCCGACCCTGCTCTTCGCCCTGCACAACAGCGCCGGATCGGGCGGCTACGTCGTCACCGTGCCGGATCTGGAACCCGGCGGGCTGCTCCCGGCGGCACTGCTGATGGCCGGCCTGCTGGCCACCACGCTGCTCGCCTCGGCGCGCGTGCCCAGGCGGTGGGTACTGCCCGTGGTCGCGGCGGTGACCGGCGAACTGCTGGAATGGACGTACTGGCTCACGCATTCCTTCGCTTCCTACGGCAGGGCACCGCTGAACGTCCTGGTGGGATGTATGACCGTCCCGGTGCTCGCCGCCCTCGCCGGTTCGGCTCTGCTCCGGCCGGCGAACGGCAGGCCGGCGCGTCTGGCCGGAGCCGACGCGCCGAGGTCCGCGCGCTGGGCCCTGCTGCTGCCCGCTGTCGTGGTGATGACCGGTGACCTGCTCGGCCTCGATCTGTGGCAGTCCGCGTCGCCGGGCACCGGGATCGGGCTGGCAGTGGTGGGTTACCTGGTGGGGCTGGCGCTGCTGGCGGCCGTCGTGGCCGGGCTGGTGCGGTGGCCGAGGGCGGCGGCGGACCTGGCGGCCCTGGGGCTGGTGGGGGTCGGGGTGTACGACGTCGCCCAGAGCGGGTTCGGGCAATCCCTGGTGGTGGTGCAGAAGTTCGGCTCCCCGCGCGGGCCGGCGCCGTTGCTCCCCGTTGAGACGGCTCACCATGCGTCGGTCCTCGGCGGGATCCAGGGGGCGGTGCTCCTGGCCCTCGGGCTGTGGCTGCTGCCGCTGACCGTGGTGCCGGACGCCCGGCGGCTGTTGGGACGGGAGCCGGACCCGGCGCTGGCCCGGCGGGTGCGGGAGCTGACCGAGACGCGGGCCGATGCGGTCAGTTCCGCGGCCGCGGAGCTGCGCAGGATCGAGCGGGACCTGCACGACGGCGCACAGGGACGGCTGGTCACCATTGGGATGAACCTCCGGGTCGCGGAGGAGATGATCCACAGCGATCCGCACGAGGCCGCCGCACTCGTCGTGGAGGCCCGCGTCGCCTCGGCGGCGGCACTGGAGGAACTGCGCGGCCTGATCAGGGGGATGCACCCGCCGATGCTGGCCGACCGGGGTCTGGGGGAGGCGGTCCGGGCGCTCGCACTGGACCTGCCCCTGCCGTGCGATACCGAGATCGACCTGCCCGAGCGGCTCGCCGCCCCGCTGGAGTCGGCCTGCTACTTCGCCGTCGCCGAGGTGGTCACCAACGCCGTACGGCACGCCTCGGCGCACGGACTCCAGATCCGCATGGCCCGCACGGACGGGCGCTTGCGCATCGAGGTGGTCGACGACGGGGTGGGCGGCGCGGATCCCGCCCGGGGCACCGGGCTGGCCGGGGTGGAGCGACGGCTGGCGGCCTTCGACGGCATCCTGGCGGTCAGCAGCCCGCCCGGGGGGCCGACGATCGTGGTCATGGAGGTGCCGTGCGCGTAG
- the serS gene encoding serine--tRNA ligase yields the protein MLDIGLIRKDPEAVREALLKRMDKVDLEPVLEADQHRRRLVAAAADARAERKRQSKEIGSLRARGQETAALERAASKLGDRIAAIETELTETESRLHDLMAELPNLPAEQTPAGGKEANQVVRTWGEQPDLGPGALDHVELSTRLGLVDYARGAKLGGSGHWLYTGLGAALEWALIDFFCREHFAAGYEFMLPPHLLTEEAGYAAGQFPKFYDDVFHLRTEDGERGSFLLPTSETAIVNVYRDEIIPNDRLPIKAFAYTPCYRRESGSHGTQERGTIRGHQFNKVEMFQFVTPEGGPAALDELVQRTEDLVRKLGLHYQTSLLAARDASASMKMTYDVEVWIPSIGTYKEVSSASWAGDYQARRANIRYRPEGGKNTEFVHTLNASGLATSRLLPAILEQNQQPDGSVVVPEPLRPWVGTDIIRPRADA from the coding sequence ATGCTCGACATCGGTCTGATCAGGAAGGACCCGGAGGCCGTACGGGAAGCGCTCCTGAAACGCATGGACAAGGTGGACCTGGAGCCGGTGCTGGAGGCCGACCAACACCGGCGCCGGCTCGTGGCGGCCGCGGCGGACGCACGCGCCGAGCGCAAGCGGCAGTCCAAGGAGATCGGTTCGCTGCGCGCACGAGGCCAGGAGACGGCGGCGCTGGAGCGAGCGGCCTCCAAGCTGGGCGACCGCATCGCGGCCATCGAGACCGAGCTGACGGAGACCGAGAGCCGTCTGCATGACCTGATGGCGGAGCTTCCGAATCTGCCGGCCGAGCAGACGCCGGCCGGTGGCAAGGAGGCCAACCAGGTCGTACGCACCTGGGGCGAGCAGCCCGACCTCGGCCCGGGGGCACTGGACCACGTCGAGCTGAGCACCCGGTTGGGACTGGTCGACTACGCGCGCGGCGCCAAGCTGGGCGGCAGCGGCCACTGGCTGTACACCGGACTGGGCGCGGCCCTGGAATGGGCCCTCATCGACTTCTTCTGCCGTGAACACTTCGCCGCGGGCTACGAGTTCATGCTTCCCCCGCACCTGCTGACGGAGGAAGCGGGCTACGCGGCGGGCCAGTTCCCGAAGTTCTACGACGACGTCTTCCACCTTCGGACGGAGGACGGGGAACGCGGCTCGTTCCTGCTGCCCACCTCCGAGACGGCCATCGTGAACGTGTACCGGGACGAGATCATCCCGAACGACCGGCTGCCCATCAAGGCGTTCGCCTACACGCCCTGTTACCGACGGGAATCCGGCAGCCACGGAACACAGGAACGCGGAACGATCCGCGGCCACCAGTTCAACAAGGTCGAGATGTTCCAGTTCGTCACTCCCGAGGGCGGACCCGCCGCGCTCGACGAGCTGGTGCAGCGCACGGAGGACCTGGTGCGCAAGCTCGGTCTCCACTACCAGACGTCGCTGCTCGCGGCGCGGGACGCCAGCGCCAGCATGAAGATGACGTACGACGTCGAAGTCTGGATCCCGAGCATCGGCACGTACAAGGAGGTCTCCTCCGCGTCCTGGGCGGGCGACTACCAGGCTCGCCGTGCCAACATCCGCTACCGCCCCGAGGGCGGGAAGAACACGGAGTTCGTCCACACCCTCAACGCCTCCGGTCTGGCCACCAGCCGCCTCCTCCCGGCCATCCTGGAACAGAACCAGCAGCCCGACGGCTCCGTTGTCGTACCCGAGCCTCTCCGGCCCTGGGTGGGCACCGACATCATCCGTCCGCGAGCAGACGCCTAG
- a CDS encoding MFS transporter produces MSIDAGAGSRISGLARSVPQGPARQLAVVSALDALGSGAFLTASVSIYVERLAVPAGQVGIGLSLAGTAALFSGVWLGHLSDRVGPRRLLLVLNTVLAIAFGLLPLVRGFWGFLLAIGVITMAQSGVNPSRSALSYHVLDAGSRVRLQAVQRALFNLGFAAGTALAGIVLEWGGEAGFIALTACNVLSYVGGWALVRRLPDPRPDASVSGSKHGAVQAALADLPFLRFVGLSAVLMLSESIFYVGFPLWIVSVADAPPGLAAGVFLINTAMVVLLQVRVGRGSDEPAAAARFMRRAVVALGAAGLTMAAGAGLRGTAAAVPIVVAAVLVTLAEMWNSAAGWKVLFTYPPAERQGTYQGVYGLGVSAQMIVGPVVVGSLLIPFGGAGWLCVGLVVLALLPMTSMLVAKVSGGQAPSTAETERPAATEAAS; encoded by the coding sequence ATGAGCATCGACGCCGGCGCCGGATCCCGGATCTCCGGCCTGGCCCGCAGCGTTCCGCAGGGACCGGCGAGACAACTGGCGGTCGTCTCCGCCCTGGACGCGCTCGGGTCCGGCGCGTTTCTCACCGCGAGCGTGAGCATCTACGTCGAGCGGCTCGCGGTGCCCGCAGGGCAGGTCGGCATCGGGCTGTCCCTGGCCGGTACGGCGGCGCTGTTCTCCGGGGTGTGGCTGGGCCATCTCTCGGACCGCGTCGGACCCCGGCGGCTGCTGCTCGTGCTCAACACGGTGCTGGCCATCGCCTTCGGTCTCCTGCCGCTGGTCCGGGGGTTCTGGGGCTTCCTCCTGGCGATCGGTGTGATCACCATGGCCCAGTCGGGGGTCAACCCGTCCCGCTCCGCGCTGAGCTACCACGTCCTCGACGCCGGCTCCCGGGTGCGGCTGCAGGCAGTGCAACGCGCTCTGTTCAATCTCGGCTTCGCGGCGGGCACCGCGCTCGCGGGCATCGTCCTGGAATGGGGCGGAGAGGCCGGATTCATCGCGCTGACGGCGTGCAACGTGCTCTCCTACGTGGGCGGTTGGGCGCTCGTCCGGCGGCTCCCCGACCCTCGGCCCGACGCCTCGGTCTCCGGATCGAAACACGGAGCCGTGCAGGCGGCCCTCGCCGACCTGCCTTTCCTGCGGTTCGTCGGCCTCAGCGCGGTGCTCATGTTGAGCGAGAGCATCTTCTACGTCGGTTTTCCCCTGTGGATCGTCAGCGTGGCCGACGCGCCACCCGGACTGGCCGCCGGCGTGTTCCTGATCAATACGGCGATGGTCGTGCTGCTCCAGGTACGCGTCGGCCGCGGTTCCGACGAGCCCGCGGCCGCCGCACGGTTCATGCGCCGCGCGGTCGTCGCGCTCGGGGCGGCCGGACTGACGATGGCGGCCGGTGCCGGCCTTCGCGGTACCGCGGCGGCCGTGCCGATCGTCGTCGCCGCGGTCCTGGTTACGCTGGCGGAGATGTGGAACTCAGCCGCCGGCTGGAAGGTACTGTTCACCTATCCGCCCGCCGAGCGGCAGGGCACATACCAGGGGGTCTACGGGCTGGGGGTGTCGGCACAGATGATCGTCGGACCCGTGGTCGTCGGCTCCCTGCTGATTCCCTTCGGCGGTGCGGGATGGCTGTGCGTCGGCCTTGTCGTCCTGGCCCTGCTGCCGATGACCTCGATGCTGGTCGCCAAGGTGAGTGGCGGGCAGGCCCCCTCGACAGCGGAAACCGAGAGGCCTGCCGCCACCGAGGCCGCATCATGA
- a CDS encoding J domain-containing protein has protein sequence MEMPDLYAQLGVEPSATVEVITSAFRRQVRELRPDTRVDALTAERFGQLRSAYETLRDPLRRAAYDQMYERTHRSPVEPPQAPAPPRPPRRFVVVLGTTAPEPPLRAGPVRWKPHR, from the coding sequence ATGGAGATGCCGGACCTGTACGCGCAGCTGGGGGTGGAGCCCTCGGCCACGGTCGAGGTGATCACCTCCGCCTTCCGGCGTCAGGTGCGGGAGCTGCGCCCCGACACCCGGGTGGACGCCCTCACGGCGGAACGGTTCGGGCAGCTGCGCTCGGCGTACGAGACGCTGCGCGATCCCCTTCGGCGCGCGGCCTATGACCAGATGTACGAGCGGACGCACCGCAGCCCGGTCGAGCCTCCCCAGGCTCCGGCACCGCCCCGGCCGCCCCGCAGGTTCGTCGTCGTACTCGGCACCACAGCCCCCGAACCGCCCTTGCGCGCGGGACCGGTCCGATGGAAGCCCCACAGGTGA
- a CDS encoding LuxR C-terminal-related transcriptional regulator, whose amino-acid sequence MRVVVAEDLFLLREGLVRLLKARGFEIVAATDSAPGLLGALLEFRPDLAIVDIRLPPTHTDDGLRAALSARERIPGLPILLLSQYVEQIYAQELLADQAGGVGYLLKDRVFSDDQFVDVIRTVAAGGTVMDPEVVTKLLGRRSRGEPGPLSRLTERERQVLELMAEGRSNSAIANRLFISEKAVSKHSTGIFTKLELAPSDDDNRRVLAVLAYLMSAPGDGRIPPSH is encoded by the coding sequence GTGCGCGTAGTCGTCGCGGAGGATCTCTTCCTGCTCCGGGAGGGGCTGGTCAGGCTCCTCAAGGCGCGTGGGTTCGAGATCGTGGCGGCCACCGACAGCGCGCCGGGCCTGCTCGGCGCGCTGCTGGAGTTCCGGCCGGACCTCGCGATCGTGGACATCAGGCTGCCGCCCACCCACACCGACGACGGGCTCCGCGCGGCGCTGTCCGCCCGGGAACGGATACCCGGGCTGCCGATCCTGCTGCTCTCGCAGTACGTCGAGCAGATCTACGCCCAGGAGCTGCTCGCCGACCAGGCCGGAGGGGTCGGTTATCTGCTCAAGGACCGGGTGTTCAGCGACGACCAGTTCGTCGACGTGATCCGTACGGTCGCCGCGGGCGGCACGGTCATGGACCCCGAAGTGGTCACCAAGCTGCTCGGCCGCCGCAGCCGTGGCGAACCCGGGCCGCTCTCCAGGCTCACCGAGCGGGAACGCCAGGTGCTTGAGCTCATGGCCGAGGGACGCTCCAACAGCGCCATCGCGAACCGGCTGTTCATCAGCGAGAAGGCCGTGTCCAAGCACAGCACCGGCATCTTCACCAAGCTGGAGCTCGCCCCCTCCGACGACGACAACCGCCGGGTGCTGGCCGTGCTCGCCTACCTCATGTCCGCGCCGGGGGACGGCCGCATTCCCCCGAGCCACTGA
- a CDS encoding MFS transporter, with amino-acid sequence MEERSSQHSPADDPGAPDPRRWRALAVCLIAGFMTLLDVSIVNVALPSMQRGLGASPADVSWVISGYTLTFGLALVPAGKLGDVLGRKPMFLGGLAFFTAVSALCALSPNPTWLVVARLLQGVAGGLLNPQVIGMIQQLFRGPERGRAFGLYGASIAISTAVGPLAGGLLIQAAGVHSGWRWVFLVNLPIGLLALVLGVVCLPRTAPRRTGRGLDLVGVVLLGGAVAAVLLPMIEQEQRAASVRWWLFGLAAGLLVGFVAWETAWRRTGRDPLVDLSLLRARSFSAGGTVGTVYFAGYTGLLLVLTLYLQQGHGYSALQAGATGLPFALGSALTSTLGGRAVFRFGRPMVIAGITAVALGLGGTAAVVGHHPHGDIWLYVLGPLLLAGLGSGLVIGPNQTLALADVPPARSGTAAAVLQTGQRIGTSLGTAVAATLFYNRLATTRGDFPHATSHSLYAAAALTCAALLIATADLLVPQRQKAPAVQRQPLMSFRGRS; translated from the coding sequence ATGGAAGAACGCAGCAGTCAGCACTCCCCCGCGGACGACCCCGGGGCTCCCGACCCGCGCCGGTGGCGGGCCCTGGCGGTCTGTCTGATCGCCGGGTTCATGACCCTGCTCGACGTCAGCATCGTCAACGTCGCCCTGCCCTCCATGCAGCGAGGCCTCGGCGCCTCCCCGGCGGACGTGTCCTGGGTGATCTCCGGATACACCCTCACCTTCGGTCTCGCGCTGGTGCCGGCGGGAAAGCTCGGGGACGTCCTGGGGCGCAAGCCCATGTTCCTGGGCGGACTGGCCTTCTTCACCGCGGTGAGCGCACTGTGCGCCCTCTCGCCGAACCCCACCTGGCTGGTCGTCGCGCGCCTGCTGCAGGGCGTGGCCGGCGGACTGCTCAACCCGCAGGTCATCGGCATGATCCAGCAGCTCTTCCGGGGCCCGGAGCGGGGCCGCGCCTTCGGCCTGTACGGCGCCTCGATCGCGATCTCCACGGCCGTCGGCCCGCTCGCCGGCGGCCTGCTGATCCAGGCGGCCGGGGTGCACAGCGGCTGGCGCTGGGTGTTCCTGGTCAATCTGCCCATCGGCCTGCTGGCCCTGGTCCTGGGCGTGGTCTGCCTGCCGAGGACGGCACCGCGGCGCACCGGCCGGGGGCTGGACCTGGTGGGCGTCGTGCTGCTGGGCGGAGCCGTCGCCGCGGTCCTGCTGCCGATGATCGAGCAGGAGCAGCGGGCCGCGTCGGTGCGCTGGTGGCTGTTCGGCCTCGCGGCGGGGCTGCTCGTCGGCTTCGTCGCGTGGGAGACGGCGTGGCGACGCACGGGCCGCGATCCGCTGGTCGACCTCTCGCTGCTGCGCGCCCGCTCCTTCAGCGCCGGCGGCACCGTCGGCACGGTGTACTTCGCCGGCTACACCGGCCTCCTGCTCGTCCTGACGCTCTACCTCCAGCAGGGCCACGGCTACTCGGCCCTGCAGGCCGGCGCGACCGGGCTGCCCTTCGCCCTCGGCTCCGCGCTCACCTCCACCCTGGGCGGGCGGGCCGTGTTCCGCTTCGGCCGGCCCATGGTGATCGCCGGGATCACCGCCGTAGCGCTCGGGCTCGGCGGCACCGCCGCCGTCGTCGGCCACCACCCGCACGGCGACATCTGGCTCTACGTCCTCGGCCCCCTGCTCCTCGCCGGCCTGGGCAGCGGCCTGGTCATCGGCCCCAACCAGACGCTCGCCCTCGCCGACGTGCCCCCCGCCCGCAGCGGTACGGCCGCCGCCGTGCTGCAGACCGGCCAGCGCATCGGCACCTCCCTGGGCACCGCCGTCGCCGCGACCCTCTTCTACAACCGGCTGGCCACGACCCGCGGCGACTTCCCCCACGCCACCAGCCACAGCCTCTACGCCGCCGCCGCCCTCACCTGCGCCGCCCTGCTGATCGCCACCGCAGACCTCCTCGTCCCCCAGCGGCAGAAGGCTCCCGCTGTGCAACGACAGCCTCTGATGAGTTTCCGAGGCAGGTCATGA